The DNA segment CCACCACTTCCGGCAGACGGGCCACCAGACGGCTGGTGGTCAGCGCCCGCTCGCCCAGGCGTTCGCGGGCCTCGCCGTACAGTTGCCAGCTCTGCACACCCACCAACAGCGCGGTCATCGCGCACAGCACCGCCAGATGCCACCGCACCAGACGGCCTTGCAGCCCTCCTCTGGGAAAGTTGGGACGGGAATGAAGGATGACAGTCATCAGGATAAAACCATCTTAGAACTTCCGCCTCTCGCCTACCGTGCCGAGCGGCGTGGTGACCCCGGCTGCGAGAGTCCCGTCCCGTGTTCGGCAGACCGCGCCGACTTGCGTGCATTGTGTTCACGGCTGTGCATTGCGCTCATCAAAAACTGCGTGCCAGACGGCCCTTCCCCCTTGCTAAGTTTTCGGTGAGAGGCTAGGCTTCATGTTACGCACAATCTATATCCGCGCCTCACCGCGCCTTTCCACGGAGGTTCCACCATGAAGAACAAGAAGATTGTCCTGACCCTTGCCGCGCTGCTGCTGGCCGCGCCCGCCACCCTGGCCCAGAACATCAACAACCTGCGGATCATGGCCCCGGCCAGCCCCGGCGGCGGCTGGGACCAGACCAGCCGCGCCATCCAGACCGTGTTGCAGGAGCAGAGCATCGCCAAGCCCGTACAGGTCTTCAACGTACCCGGCGCGGGCGGCACCATCGGTCTGGCGCAGCTTTCCAACGCCAAGGGTGACGGCAGCCTGATGATGACCATGGGCCTGGTGATGGTGGGCGCGATCCAGACCAACGGTTCCAAGGTGGACCTGAGCCGCGTGACCCCGCTGGCCCGCCTGACCGGCGAGTACGAGGTCATCGTGGTCCCCGCCGCCAGCCCCTACAAGAATATGGCCGATCTGGTGGCCGCCTGGAAAGCCGATCCCGGCAAGACGGCGTTTGCGGGCGGCAGTGCGGGCGGCACCGACCACATGCTGGTGGGGCTGGTGGCCAAGGCCGCCGGCATCGATCCCAGGAAGATCAACTACGTGCCCTTCAGCGGCGGCGGCGAAACGCTGGCGGCCCTGCTGGGCAACCAGGTGGCGGCGGGCGTGGCTGGCTACGGCGAGTTCGAGGCCCAGATCAAGGCGGGCAAACTGCGTGCCATCGGCATCAGCTCGGCCAAGCCGCAGCCCGGAATCGACGTCCCCACCATCAAGTCGCAGGGCCTGAACGTGGAACTCGCCAACTGGCGCGGCATCGTGGCCGCCCCCGGCATCAGCGCCAGCGACAAGGCCGCGCTGGTGTCTGCTCTGGACAAGATGCACGCCAGCAAACAGTGGAAGGACACCCTGAAGACCCGCAACTGGACTGACCTGTACCTGAGCGGCAGCAAGTTCGACGTGTATCTGAAGCTCGAAGCCGCCCGCACCAAGGAAGTGCTGCAAAGCATCGGCCTGGTCAAGTAAACAGGGCAAGTAAACCGCTGAACAAGGGTGAGGCTGAGGGGAGATCGAACGCCCTCTGCCTCACCCCTTTTGGGGCCGGGACACGACTTATTTTTGCTCTCAGCCTGCCCGGTGGCCCCCTCACTCCTTACTTCGCAAGGCCCTCTCCCACGGGGGGAGAGGAAAAAGCCCTCAAACCCTTAGACCGCTCCACAGGAGACCCCATGACCCAACCCCCGCCCACCTCCCCCGCACGGCCCAGCATCAGCATTCCCGATTTGCTGGTGGCGCTGGCGATCACCGCGCTGGGCATCGCGCTGTTTATCGGCAGCAACGAGATTCCCTACGGCATCAATGCGGTGGTGGGGCCGCGCGTGTTTCCCCTGATCGTCAGCGTGGGTCTGACGGCGCTGGGGGCGTTCATGATCGTCAGCGTGCTGCGGGGTGACCGCGCCGAACCCGCCGCCGAGGAAGACACCGATATGGAAGCCCCGGTCAATCTGGCGGCCCCCGGCATCATTCTGGGCGGCTTTCTGCTGGGCGCGGCGGTGCTGACCTCGGCGGGCTTCGTCATCGGCACGGCCATCATGTATTTCAGCGTGGCCTGGGCCTTCGGTGAGCGCCGAATCGGGCTGATGGCCTTCGTGGCGCTGGCGGTGGCCCTGGTCACGTATCTGGCCTTCACGCGCGGCCTGGACCTGAGCCTGCCCGCTGGCGTGCTGAAGGGGATTCTGTAATGGACTCCCTGACTTCCCTGCTGGCGGGCTTTGAAACCGCCCTAACCCCGCTGAACCTGCTGTGGGCGCTGGTGGGCGTCACGCTGGGCACGCTGGTGGGCGTGCTGCCCGGTATTGGCCCAGCGCTGACGGTGGCGCTGCTCCTGCCAGTGACGGCCAAGCTGCCGCCCGTCAGCGCCTTCATCATGTTTGCAGGCATCTACTACGGCGGGATGTTCGGGGGGTCCACGACTTCGATTCTGCTCAATACGCCCGGCGAATCGGCCAGCATCATCACCGCGCTGGAGGGCAACAAGATGGCGAAGAAGGGCCGGGCCGCCGCCGCCCTGGCCACCGCCGCCATCGGCTCGTTTATCGCGGGCACGATTGGCACGCTGCTGCTGACCTTCGCCGCGCCTGCCATTGCCGACATCGCCGTGCAGATCACGCCCAGCGCCAAGTTTGCGCTGATCATGGTGGCGTTCGTGACCATCAGCGCCACCTTTGGCGGCAGCCCCTTGCGCGGCCTGCTGAGTCTGGCGCTGGGGCTGGCTGTCGGACTGGTAGGCACCGATTTGCAGAGCGGACAGGCGCGCTTCACGCTGGGCCGCCCGGAACTGCTGGACGGCATCGACTTCATTACGGTGGTGATCGGGCTGTTCGCCATCGGGGAAACGCTGTACGTTGCCAGCCGCTTACGCAAGGGCAAATCCAACGTGATCAAGCTGGAGGGCGGCGCAACCATGAGCAAGGAGGACTGGCGCAGAAGCTGGGGGCCGTGGCTGCGTGGCACGGCGCTGGGCTTTCCCTTCGGCGCGATTCCGGCGGGGGGCGCGGAGATTCCCACCTTCCTGAGCTACACGCTGGAAAAACGCCTGTCCAAGCACCCGGAGGAATTCGGCAATGGCGCTATCGAGGGTGTGGCCGGGCCGGAAGCTGCCAACAATGCCAGCGCGGCGGGCGTGCTGGTGCCGCTGCTGACGCTGGGGCTGCCCACCAGCGCTACCGCCGCCATCTTGCTGGCCGCCTTCCAGCAGTACGGCCTCCAGCCGGGGCCGCTGCTGTTTCTGACCAACGGCGATCTGGTCTGGGGACTCATCGCCAGCCTGTACATCGGCAACGTGATGCTGCTGGCACTGAACCTGCCGCTGGCCCCAGTCTGGGCCAAGCTGCTGCTGATTCCGCGCCCGTTCCTGTACGCCGGGATTCTGGTCTTCAGCACCGTGGGCGTGTATTCCCTGAACAACAGCGTCTTTGACCTGGGGCTGCTGGCGTTGTTCGGCGTTATTGGCTACGGCATGCGCCGCTTCGATTTCCCAGTCACACCCGCGATCATCGGCGTGGTGCTGGGGCCAACCGCCGAGGCGCAGTTCCGCACCGCTTTGCAGCAGAGCAACGGCGACTTCTCCATTTTCGTGACCCAGCCCTTCACCGCCTTCCTGATGCTGTGCGCGCTGGCCGCGCTGGTGGTGCCGCAGATTCTGAAGTTCCGGGCACGCCGGGCCTCCTGAGCCACACCTCCCCCTTCACGCGGCCCTCTTCCCAGCGGAGAGGGCTTTTTTCTGTCTTGCCATCCAAAGCCCATCCTGGTAAATGAACGGAGCGGGCAGGCGTCCTCCTGAGCAGGATTCGCTTCATCCAGGTGCGCTCTCGCAGCGACAGACTGTTCTGCCCAGCACCGCGAGAGCGTATGGCCCGGCAGAGCATCGAGCCGTCAGGTCAGCCCCTCAGTCTGATGGAGGATTGTCATTCAGGGGCGGGACGGGGGGATCGCTGGGGGAGATTTCCGGCAACGGCTCAGGTTGGGCAGGAACTTCGGACCCACCTTCGGGCGGCACGTCGGGCAGGGCTTGAGGTAGGGCTTCAGGCGGGGCCACTTCGTTCCCATCCGTCACGGGGGTAGAGGGGATGTCCTGAACCTCCGGCGTAAGGGGAAGGTCCTGTGTCGGCTCGGGCGCAGGAGGCACGGACTCAGGTTGCGTCACGGTCTGAGAGGCGGGCTGAACCGTTTCCGGGGCCGTGGCCGGACGGCGGCGAAAAAAGCTGCTGCCGCTGTTGCCAGTGCCATCGCGGGCGGTGGGTTCGTCATCGGCCTGGGCAGTGCGGAAGGCCATGTCCACCTGCCGGATCACGCGGTAGGTGATTCCGCCCGGTTCCCTGAAACTCTGCGCGGGCTGACCCGCCAGTGCGCCGTCTACCGCCTGCTGCCACACCGGAGTGGGAATCTCGCCGCTGTAGGCCCAGCCCGGCAGCGCACCGCCCTCCTGTTTGCCCACCCACACGGCCCCAGAGACGGTAGGGGTCACACCTGCAAACCACAGGTCCTTGATGTCGTTGGTGGTGCCGGTCTTGCCGCCCACCTGACGCCCACCAATCTGCGCGCGGGTGGCAAGGCCGCCCTGATACTCGGTCAGGTCATTGACCACGCCCCGGATCATGTCCAGCCCCAGCCACGCGGTCTGTGGGTCCCAGACCCGTTTGGGGGTGGGGTTGGGGCGGGTGTACAGCACCTGACCCCGTGCGTCCTCCACGCTGCGGACCAGACTGGGCGCGTAGTACAGACCGCCGTTGGCGAAGGGGGCGTAGGCAGCGGCCATCTGGAGGGGACTGGCCTCCAGCGTGCCGATGCTCAGAGACAGTCCGGCTTCGGGCGGCGGGGTCAGGCCCAGTTGCCTCAGCTTGGCCTCGAAGTTCTGCACGCCCAGTTCCTGCGCGATTCGCACGGTGGGCAGGTTCAGGCTGTGGTCCAGCGCATAACGCATGGTCACGTAGCGCCCGGTCCAACGTCCGTCATAATTCTGCGGCTGGTACGAGGTGCCCACCAGCGGCGAGTCCAACACCGTATCACTCTGCTTCCAGCCGGTTTCCAGTGCCAGCGTGTACAGCAGCGGCTTGATAGAGCTGCCCACCTGCCGCCGCGCCTGAATGGCGTTGTCCCAGTCACTGGGCCGCCCCCCGGTCAGTTTCTGACCCACCAGCGCCAGCACCTCGCCGTTCGCCGGGCTGACCAGTGCGATGCCCAGGGTTGCGCCGTCGGGGAGCTTGGCATCCAGACTGGCCTGTTCTGCCGATTGCTGCGCGGCCACGCTCATGCCAGTCACGATCTTGCCGCCGCCGTACAGCGCCCTCCGCCCGATGATCGGCAGCAATTCCTTCTCGACAGCCTGAAGGTAATACTGGTAGGCGAAGCGGCCTGTGCCCTGTGCGGCCTCCAGCGCGTTCATGTTCTGCTGCAACCGGTCCGTGTTTTCCAGCACCGCACTTCGCAGGGTGCCGTCAGCGTTCCAGCCGATGCGCCAGCCTGCCGGATAGATCGGGGTTTTCCAGGCGGCTTCGGCTTCGGCCTGGGTCACGCGCCCGTCTTCCACCATGCGGCCCAGCAGGTCCTTCATCAGCGGGCGGTAGGCGGCAAAAGCTTTGTAACGGCTGTTGGGCGCGGGAATCAGCGTCGTCAGATACACGCTCTCGGCCAGATTCAGATTGGCCGCAGACTTGCCGAAGTACGCCTGCGCCGCCGTTCCGGCCCCCACGATGTCGTCGCGCCCGCCGTCTCCCCAGTAGATGATGTTGAGGTAGGCGTTAAGAATCCGGTCCTTGTCGTAATTGCGGTCCAGTTGAAAGGCCAGCACCGCTTCCTTGAACTTGCGCTCGGCGGTGCGGGCACTCTGGAGATCGGAGAGCAGCGTGTTCTTGACCACCTGCTGCGTGATGCTCGATCCGCCTTCCAGATCGTTTTGCAGCAGCCCCTTGATCAGCCCGCGCGCGATACCGATGTAATCGACGCCGTGATGCTCGTAAAAGCGTCGGTCCTCGCTGGTCACGGCGGCCTTCTGCAACCACGGACTGATCTGCCCCAGCTTCAGCAGGTTGCGGTTGGTGCCGCCCGAGCCGCCCAGACTGGGCGTCAGGGTGCCGATCAGCGTGTTCTGGCGGTCATACACGCGGGTCTGCCCACTGACCTCCAGCACGTCCAGGTCAGTCACGCTGGGCAGATCGCGGCCCCACATCCACCACAGAACCAGCACGCCCAGCAGCGCCAGCAGCAGCGCAATGGCCACAAAGCGGCTCAGACCGACCAGAAATCTCACTGCGCAAACCTCATCGGCAACACTCTACCGGGGCGGGAAGGAGAACGCCGAAAGGGGCGTTACGGTCTGAGCAGGGGCCAGTCATCGCAAAGCAGTCTGATGCCAGGGCCAGGACTGAGGCGTCCGTCATAAGGGGGAGGCGGGCGCTACCATGACACGCACGCCCATGAGTCATCTTCCCTCCACCACCCCACCCGCCAACCTGTTCAAACCCATCGTCAGGGGAGCTGCGCGGGCCATCGCCGACTTTGCCATGATCGAGGACGGGGACCGCGTGATGGTCTGCCTGAGCGGCGGCAAGGACAGTTACACGCTGCTGGACGTGCTGCTGCACTTTCAGAGGCGTGCGCCCATCCGGTTTGGGCTGGTGGCGGTCAATCTGGATCAGGGGCAGCCGGGCTTCCCGAAACACGTCCTGCCCGAGTATCTGAGCGCTTTGGGCGTGGAGTTCAGCATTCTGGAGCGCGACACCTTCAGCACGGTCATAGAAAAAACCAAACCCGGCCAGACCACCTGTACGCTGTGCAGCCGCCTGCGCCGGGGCCACCTGTACGCACACGCCCGCCGCCTGGGGGCCAGCAAGATTGCGCTGGGCCACCACCGCGAGGACCTGCTGGAAACGCTGTTCATGAACATGTTTTTCGGCACACGCCTGAAAGCGATGGCCCCCCGCCTGTCCAGCGATGATGGGGGGAACGTGGTGATTCGCCCGCTGGCCTACGTGGCCGAGGCCGACATCGTGCGCTACGCCGACGCCCGCGCCTTTCCCATTATCCCGTGTACGCTGTGCGGCTCTCAGCCCAACCTCCAGCGCGTGGTGGTGGGCGAGATGCTGGCCGGGTGGGAACGGGATCATCCGGGCCGCCTGAACAACATCCTGCGCTCGCTGGGCCGCGTGACCCCCAGCCACCTGCTGGACCGCGAGTTATACGACTTCGCCGGGGCTGGGCCGGAAGGCGATACCGCCTCCGATTCGGATGAATTTGCGGAGCGGGAATTTCTGGTGGGGCTGGAAGAGCTGACGGTGGTGGATGGTTGAACGGAATGGGCGACTCCCCGACTCACGGGGCCTGCCTGATGGTTCCCTCCCAACCTTCCCTCTGCGGGGGCGGGAACAACAAACGCCAGCCCAGACACTTCCAGAATATCCAATCAAACGGCATCTGAAGACCGTCGGGCACGCAGCGGACGGGCCGCATTCAGCTTGACGGAGCAGGGCATCAGACCCGGAAGATGCCGCCCTCCCCCACCGACAACGCCCATATTTCATGCCCACTGCAACGCTGGCTCCCCCCTGCGCCTCTGGGAGAGTGAATTGGGGCCACAGGCAAAAACCCCAGCCCATTCAGCCTTCAGCCGCCTCCGGCTCCCGCACCCAGCCGGGCAACTGCACCCAGACCACGAAGTGCATCACTGCGGCCAGCACCAGAAACAAAACCAGCGACAGCCCTTGAGACAGCGTGGCGCAGGCCAGAAGCAGCGGCACACCCGGCGCGGTGGCCGCCTGAATGGCCCCGGTCAGGGCGGCCTGCCGTGCGGGCTGCACGATGTTGTGGGCAGCCTTGCGGGCAAAGTGCAGTGCCCCCAGCGAAAGCAGCAACGCCACTCCTAGCAGCAGCAACAGCGCGGACAGAGGGACCGGGGCCGGACGCGTCAGCAGCAACAACGCCCCCAGTACGACGCCGGGCAGGGCCAGCGCCGCCAGCCCCAGCAGGTAAGCGCGGCGGGCAGCGCGGACCAGACCCTCGCGGCCAGAGCGCACATCGCGCACGAAGGCTTCCAGCATGCGGTTCAGGTGCGGGCGGTCAGGGATTGCAGGCGGGCCGGGGTGCCGCCCACCTCCACCTCCGCACTCTCGGGCAGGTCCTTGCGGAGACGGGCCAGACCCAGGCCGCCCGCGTTCAGGCCCGCCTGCCCCACCACTTTCCCGGCGTGGGTCACGTCTGCGCCCACGTCCCAGCCGTCTCCAGCCAGTTGGGCAAGGTGATAGCGGGTGGTTCCGCGCGCCTCCAGCCGGGCCATGATTTCCTGGCCCACGTAACAGCCCTTGCGGTAGCTGATGGCGGGCAGCGGGCCGCCCACGTCCAGCCCGACTTCCTGCGGCAGCACCCCCAGAAAACCGTCGCGGGCGATGTCGGGAATCCCGGCGCGGATGCGGGCGGCGTCCAGCGTGTCCAGGGAGGCTTCCTCACCGCCCAGAGCAGCCAGAACTTCCGCTTCATGACGCGCCAGAAAATGCAGGTCCACGCCGGGCGTCCCCGTGCGGCTCACGTGCCCAGCCAGCACCACGCCGCCGCCCAGCTCGAAACTCTGCGCGTCGGGGCCGTCCGCGTTCCAGCCGGGCACCCCATCTGCCTCCCAGATATGAACCGTGTGGAGGGTGTCGGACACGTCCTGAACCTCCACCTGATCGAAGATGATGTAGCGCTTCAAGCGGGCGATCAGCGGCGCGGCCTGTCCAGCGTCCAGATGCAGGTACACGTCGTCAGCACGTTTATAGGCCCGCGCAAACTGTTCGATCTGGCCGCGCACGTTCAGGAAAGCGCAGGCCACCAGTCCGGGCGTTGCCGCGCCGCGCAGATCGCCGGTCATCTGCCCCTGCACAAAGTCCACGCGGTCCGCGCCCGTCACGCGCAGGCTGCTGGAAGGAAATAGAGTCCACATGGAATTCAGGGTACGGGAATCGGGGCGCAGGGATTGGGGGAAAGAGGGTTAGATAGGTGCAACGTCCAGAAGCGCGAGTGGCAGGAGAAAGAACGTCTCCCAGAATATGTTTTGAAAGGCAATTCACTTTTGGCGGATAATGTCTGGGAGGCGTTTGCCCTCAACGTCCAAACCTTCCAGGCTTCGGGCCACTCTGCTCATTTACTCAGCACCCATTTGCTCAGTCGCTCGCCACCGCCAGCGTCCGCCCTGTCCGGTGAAGCTGCGCGGCGCGCGTCAGATACCAGCGGCTCAGGTCAGAGGCGGCCTCGCGGATGATGGCCCCGGCCTGCGGCAAGGCGGCGCGGCGGCCCTGAAGGTTGTGGTGGACCACGGCGGTCAGGTCATCCAGATTGAGCAGGTGCGCGCCCGGTACGTCGGCAATATTCGGGTCCAAGATGCGCGGCACGCTGATGTCGATCAGGAACATGGGACGGTCCGCGCGTGTGGCCAGGGCAGCAGCCACCGCCTCACCGTTCAGCACGTAATGCGGCGCGGCGCTGGAGGCGATCACCACGTCGGCCTCCGGCAGCGCTTCGTGCAGGAATTCGGCGGCGCAGACCCGGCCCCCCAGCTTGGCGGCAAGCTGGCGGGCGCGTTCGGCGGTGCGGTTGACCACGATCACGTCCTCGATGCCAGCAGCGCGCAGATGGATCAGGGTCAGCTCTGCGGTTTCGCCCGCACCGATGATCAGGGCGGTGCGGCCCGCAAGCCCGCCCAGCGCCAGTTCCGCCAACTCCACGGCAGCGCTGGACACGCTGACCACACTGTCACTGAGGCCGGTTTCGGTGCGGACCCGCTTTCCGGCGGCCAGCGCGCCCTGGGCAACCTTGTTCAGCAGCGCCCCGCTCAGGCCACGCGCGTTGGCAGCCTGCCAGGCGCGTTTGACCTGACCCTGAATCTGGGTTTCGCCGATGACCAGGCTATCCAGCCCGGCGGCGACGCGGTACAGGTGGGTCACGGCTTCCTCGCCGGAGTAGCTGTAAAGGTGGTCTTCCAAATCATGGCCCCAGGCCCCCTGAAAGGCAGCCAACGGATCACCGGTCAGCCCGGCTAGATACACCTCGGTACGGTTGCAGGTGGCCAGCAGCATGACCTCGCGAGCGTGGCGGGACAGGTGCGAGAGCAGCGCGTCTTCCTCGCCCGCCCGCACGGCGGCGCGCTCGCGGACCTCCACGGGCGCGGTGTGGTGGTTCAGGCCCACCACCACGAAATCCAGCGGACCAGGGGCGGGCAGCGGAGAGCGGGCCACGAAACGCCGCGCGGTGGGGCAGGCCAGCGTCATGCTGGACCTCCCAGCGCGGCCTGAATCTCGGTCTTCAGGCCATGCATGGCGATCTCGCGGCCCGGTCCGTCCAGCATCAGGGCCTGTTCGCGCGCCGCAGTCCAACCGTCGATCTGGGCTTCATGCGGAAGCAGGGCGGCAATCCGGCGGGTCAACGCCTGCGCCAGCATCGGCAATTCGCGCCCGGTGTTCACGGCCACTTGCACCCCCGCGCGCCGGGCCGTGGCCGCGAAGCGCAGATTGCCCGATCCAGCCTCTCCAGCGTGGTTGACCAGTGCGCCGATCTGGCGGGCTTCGGTCACCACGGCGTCATTGATCTCGGGGCAATCCGTCGCCGCCACCACCACACGCGCGCCAGCCAGATCGCCCCCACGGTAACCACGTTGCTCGGACTGAACAGGCAGGTCAAGCAACTCCCCACTGATGTCGGGCGCGATGACGGTCACGTTCAGTCCGGCGTCCAGCAGAGTCCGGCTCCGGCGCAGGGCCACCGCGCCGCCGCCAATGACAACGGCGCGTTCGCCGCTCAGGTTCAGGAAGACGGGCAACAGACTCACGGGGCGCAGCATACCCCCGCACCGGCGGGGCAGGCGTCCCAGACCGAACGGTCAGAAAGGCGGCCAGGACGCAATTCCAGCCCGTCTCAAGCCTGCTTCCCTGATTCTTGCGAGGAAAGCACCATGGGGTCTTGATCATCGGGATGGGCGTCGTCGTAAAGAACCGAATAATGTTCGCCCAGGCCCACCAGAAAATCCATCTCCTCACGGGTGGTGCGTGCGCTCAGCCGGGTCTCGAAGCTGAGCAGCAGGGCCGCGTAAGCCAGCGAGGCCGATCCCGCCACCGCCAGCAGCACCGGCAGCACGCCCGACAGTTCGCCCAGCAGCCCAGCTCCCAGCAATGCAGAGCCGCCGATCAGGATGCTGGTCAGCACCAGCAGGGCCACCGCCACATACAGCGCCGTCATGGCCCGCACCAGCAGCCGGGTTCGCCGGGCCAGACGCGGCAGTTGGCGCACGATCAGCCGCTTTTCCTCGCGGGCGCGGGGTTCCTGCTGGCCCTCCGCCGACACCAGCAGGCGGAAACGAGCGGTCTGTTGCCGCACCCGGTCCGTGGCCCGGCCCACCCGCGTGCTGGTACTCATGATCAGCGTGCCGGCCCCACTGATCAGCACGGCAGGCGTGATCATGGCGCTCAGGACGCTGAGGCTGGTATCGGCCATGCGGGCAGGCTAGCGCCTGGGGCACGGCTCGCCTTCGCCGTTTCTGCACATTTGGGATCAGTAAGAGGCTGACAGCCGTGTCTGACGGCATTTTTACCATACTGGCACATTCGCAAAACTTACACGGACCCTGAACTTTCCCTGCACACACTAGGCGGACACTGATCTCAAGACGGGCAAACAGAAGGCCACCGGGCCACACCCAAGGAGAACCATCATGAAAAAGAACATGCTATCCGCCGCATTCAGCCTGAGCCTGATTCTGGCCCCCGCCGTCCTCACCACCGCTTTCGCCGCCCCCACGACGGTACAGGTCACCGCCAGCGACAGCACCGGCGACCTGAGCTACCCGGCGCTGTACACCGAAAGCTCATGGATGTCGCTGGCCGTGCCGCTGGCCGATCTGGGAGGCAGCATCCCCAGTGACCTGAGCCTGGATGCCGGAACGCTGGCCGCCGGAACCACCATCACCCTGGACGGCGTGACCCAGACCGGCGACACGGCTCTGCTGCACGTCACGGTCAGCCGCGCGGATACCGGCGTCAGCATCGATCAGATGGTCACCATCAACGTGATGTCCGGCGGTCAGACCGTGGCCACCCTGAGCATCCCGGTGATCGGCGCGGCCAGCAGCGACTGAACGGTCAAAAAGGAACACAAAAAAAGAATGGCCCCCGGCTCCTCTCCCTCACGGGCGGGGAGTTTTTTATTGGTGGGCAGGACAGCAAAGCCCGCCGTCCTCAGATCTCCCAAATGCTCAGCGAAATTCACTCCCTGTCGCAGCACAGATGCCCATCAGCACATTTGCCCGCCCGTTCAGTCCAAAGGCAACAACTCGTTCAACAGATCCCCTAGACCTCTCCCGTTCGCGCCCGACGTTTCTGAAAGGCCCCGGTCAGCAACTCCGTGACGTACTCGCGGGTAAAGGGCATCCCGCTGGCCTCGGCGGCGCTGATTTCCTCGTCGCGGTTGTAGGTCAACCGGACATAGCTGGCGCTGTAGCCGGGGCCGGACTCGTCAAATTCCAGGATCAGGTAACACGGCAAAGTGCTGTCCAGCGGATTGCCCACGCTGCCGCAGTTGATCAGCGGGCGGCCCTCCACGTCCAGCAGCAGGGCCTCGTGCATGTCGGCATACACCAGGGCGTCGGCGTACTGGATCAGGCCCAACTGCGGGTTGGGCGCGAACGCCTCGATCTGGTCCGAGAGGCTGCTGTGCGGGTACAGGCGGTGAAACAGGCCCCGGCTGCTGGCATGGACAAAGCGCCACCACGCGCCGCCAAACTGTTCCTCGATGCCGTAGGGCAGCGCCTCCAAGTACGTGAGTTGATCTGGGGTCAGCTTGCTGCGCGGCCACAGGTCCTGCGGGCGGTGGCTGGCCCCGGCGACACGGGCGTCCCAGTTGCCCTGGATCACCCGGCTGGCGTATTCCTGGGTCCAGTCCAGCACCTCGCGGGGGCGCGGGCCTTTGCCCACCACGTCGCCCAGCACCCAGAACTCGGTAATCCCGCGCCGCGCCGCGTCCTGATGCACCGCGAGCGTGGCCGCCAGATTGGCGTGCAGGTCCGCGAGAATGGCGAGGCGTGTCATGCCCGGAAGTCTAGACCACTGCGGCTGACCGCTTTGGCACAGAGCGTAAGGAGGTCTTTAGGTGGCGGGAGTGCGGGATGCCGCCCGCCCTTCTAGCCCAGTTCGTGGTACTGGCTGCGGAAGTACAGCAGCGGATCGTCGTCGGTATAGCGGCTGTACTCCACATAACCCAGGTACAGGGTATGGTCCCCGGCCTCAATCACCTGATGCTTGCGGCAGACCAGTTGCGCCACGCTGCCGCCGATCAGCGGCAGACCCTCGTGGGCAAACCACGGCACGGCTTCCTCGGGGCCGG comes from the Deinococcus sp. AJ005 genome and includes:
- the hemA gene encoding glutamyl-tRNA reductase, producing MTLACPTARRFVARSPLPAPGPLDFVVVGLNHHTAPVEVRERAAVRAGEEDALLSHLSRHAREVMLLATCNRTEVYLAGLTGDPLAAFQGAWGHDLEDHLYSYSGEEAVTHLYRVAAGLDSLVIGETQIQGQVKRAWQAANARGLSGALLNKVAQGALAAGKRVRTETGLSDSVVSVSSAAVELAELALGGLAGRTALIIGAGETAELTLIHLRAAGIEDVIVVNRTAERARQLAAKLGGRVCAAEFLHEALPEADVVIASSAAPHYVLNGEAVAAALATRADRPMFLIDISVPRILDPNIADVPGAHLLNLDDLTAVVHHNLQGRRAALPQAGAIIREAASDLSRWYLTRAAQLHRTGRTLAVASD
- a CDS encoding bifunctional precorrin-2 dehydrogenase/sirohydrochlorin ferrochelatase, with protein sequence MSLLPVFLNLSGERAVVIGGGAVALRRSRTLLDAGLNVTVIAPDISGELLDLPVQSEQRGYRGGDLAGARVVVAATDCPEINDAVVTEARQIGALVNHAGEAGSGNLRFAATARRAGVQVAVNTGRELPMLAQALTRRIAALLPHEAQIDGWTAAREQALMLDGPGREIAMHGLKTEIQAALGGPA
- a CDS encoding DUF2721 domain-containing protein, yielding MADTSLSVLSAMITPAVLISGAGTLIMSTSTRVGRATDRVRQQTARFRLLVSAEGQQEPRAREEKRLIVRQLPRLARRTRLLVRAMTALYVAVALLVLTSILIGGSALLGAGLLGELSGVLPVLLAVAGSASLAYAALLLSFETRLSARTTREEMDFLVGLGEHYSVLYDDAHPDDQDPMVLSSQESGKQA
- a CDS encoding metallophosphoesterase, coding for MTRLAILADLHANLAATLAVHQDAARRGITEFWVLGDVVGKGPRPREVLDWTQEYASRVIQGNWDARVAGASHRPQDLWPRSKLTPDQLTYLEALPYGIEEQFGGAWWRFVHASSRGLFHRLYPHSSLSDQIEAFAPNPQLGLIQYADALVYADMHEALLLDVEGRPLINCGSVGNPLDSTLPCYLILEFDESGPGYSASYVRLTYNRDEEISAAEASGMPFTREYVTELLTGAFQKRRARTGEV